The proteins below come from a single Serratia ficaria genomic window:
- the ihfA gene encoding integration host factor subunit alpha, with amino-acid sequence MALTKAEMSEHLFEKLGLSKRDAKDLVELFFEEVRRALENGEQVKLSGFGNFDLRDKNQRPGRNPKTGEDIPITARRVVTFRPGQKLKSRVENASPKE; translated from the coding sequence ATGGCGCTTACTAAAGCTGAAATGTCAGAACACCTGTTTGAAAAGCTTGGGCTTAGCAAACGGGATGCCAAAGACCTGGTGGAACTGTTTTTCGAAGAGGTCCGTCGGGCTCTTGAGAACGGCGAACAGGTAAAACTGTCAGGTTTTGGCAACTTTGATCTGCGTGACAAGAACCAACGTCCGGGGCGTAACCCGAAGACCGGCGAAGACATTCCGATTACGGCGCGCCGCGTGGTCACCTTCCGTCCAGGTCAAAAGCTGAAAAGTCGGGTGGAGAACGCCAGTCCGAAAGAGTAA
- the arnB gene encoding UDP-4-amino-4-deoxy-L-arabinose aminotransferase — protein sequence MDQFLPFSRPAIGDEEIAAVEKVLRSGWITTGPQNQRLESEFCSTFGCKHAIAVCSATAGMHITLMALGIGPGDEVITPSQTWVSTLNMIVLLGATPVMIDVDRETLMVSAAEVEAAITPKTKAIVPVHYAGAPLQMDALREVAARHQLPLIEDAAHAVGARFNGEWVGARGTAIFSFHAIKNLTCAEGGLIATDDDALAERVRCLKFHGLAVDAFDRQQLGRRPQAEVVEPGYKYNLSDIHAAIAVVQLARLPQLNARRQALAQRYLNALAGSPFQPLGLPDYPHDHAWHLFMVRVDAERCGIDRDQLMERLKALGIGTGLHFRAAHTQKFYRERYPQLSLPNTEWNSARLCTLPLFPDMTDADVDRVVNALSSVVESLRASH from the coding sequence ATGGATCAATTTTTACCTTTCTCTCGCCCGGCGATCGGCGATGAAGAAATCGCGGCGGTTGAAAAGGTGCTGCGCTCCGGCTGGATCACCACCGGGCCGCAGAATCAGCGGCTGGAAAGCGAATTTTGTTCTACCTTCGGCTGCAAGCACGCCATCGCCGTCTGTTCCGCTACCGCCGGCATGCACATCACCCTGATGGCGCTGGGCATCGGGCCTGGCGATGAGGTCATCACCCCCTCGCAAACCTGGGTCTCCACCCTCAACATGATCGTGCTGCTCGGTGCCACGCCGGTAATGATCGACGTCGACCGTGAAACCTTGATGGTCAGCGCCGCCGAGGTGGAAGCTGCGATTACGCCAAAAACCAAAGCCATTGTTCCCGTGCACTATGCCGGCGCGCCGCTGCAGATGGATGCGCTGCGCGAGGTGGCCGCCCGGCACCAACTGCCGCTGATCGAGGACGCCGCCCATGCGGTGGGTGCCCGTTTCAACGGCGAATGGGTAGGGGCGCGCGGCACGGCGATTTTCTCTTTTCACGCGATCAAGAACCTGACCTGCGCCGAAGGCGGCCTGATCGCCACCGACGACGACGCGTTGGCGGAGCGCGTGCGCTGTCTGAAGTTTCACGGCCTGGCGGTGGACGCTTTCGATCGCCAGCAGCTGGGGCGCAGGCCGCAGGCTGAGGTGGTGGAGCCGGGCTACAAATACAACCTCTCAGATATTCATGCGGCGATAGCCGTGGTGCAGCTGGCGCGGTTGCCGCAGCTGAATGCCCGCCGGCAGGCGCTGGCGCAGCGTTATTTGAACGCGCTCGCAGGCTCGCCGTTCCAGCCGCTGGGGCTGCCGGATTATCCGCACGATCACGCCTGGCACCTGTTTATGGTGCGCGTCGACGCAGAGCGCTGCGGCATCGACCGCGACCAGCTGATGGAGCGCCTGAAAGCGCTGGGCATCGGCACCGGTCTGCATTTCCGTGCCGCGCATACCCAGAAATTCTACCGCGAGCGTTATCCGCAACTGTCGCTGCCCAACACCGAATGGAACTCGGCGCGTCTGTGCACCTTGCCCTTATTCCCTGATATGACCGACGCCGATGTCGATCGCGTGGTCAATGCCTTGTCTTCTGTCGTGGAGTCGTTACGTGCCTCGCATTGA
- a CDS encoding DUF2502 domain-containing protein — translation MKKILLLVCLPLLLPMAAQADVSIDINVPGVSLHLGDQDRRGYYWDGYDWRPPQWWHAHQGRGLGERNERGMYWDGGRWQHSAPRGYEHRAPDRGGNPFHGDGDRRDNDHRRDDRGNDNDRGNGGRGNDNGHGKGQPYPQNNDGPRR, via the coding sequence ATGAAAAAAATCCTGTTGCTGGTGTGTTTACCGCTGCTGCTGCCGATGGCGGCACAGGCCGATGTCTCTATCGATATCAACGTACCGGGCGTTTCGCTGCATCTGGGCGACCAAGACCGGCGCGGCTATTACTGGGACGGCTACGACTGGCGGCCGCCGCAGTGGTGGCACGCTCACCAGGGGCGCGGCCTCGGGGAGCGCAACGAGCGCGGCATGTATTGGGACGGCGGCCGCTGGCAGCACTCCGCACCGCGCGGTTATGAGCATCGGGCGCCGGATCGCGGCGGCAACCCGTTCCACGGCGATGGCGATCGTCGCGACAATGATCATCGCCGTGACGATCGCGGCAACGACAACGATCGCGGCAATGGCGGCCGGGGGAACGACAACGGCCATGGCAAAGGCCAGCCTTATCCGCAAAACAACGACGGCCCGCGCCGTTAA
- a CDS encoding glutathione peroxidase — protein MSQSIYSLPLQTIENQNATLEAYRGSVLLVVNVASECGLTKQYEGLEALYETYRSQGFEVLGFPSNEFLGQEPGSNEEILAFCRGTFGVQFPMFAKIEVNGENRHPLYQALVAAQPHAQAPEGSEFLARMTSKGRAPKQTGDILWNFEKFLIARDGTVIQRFSPDTTPEDPALVAAVKQALAG, from the coding sequence ATGAGCCAGTCAATTTATAGCCTGCCGTTGCAAACCATCGAGAATCAAAACGCCACGCTGGAAGCCTACCGTGGCTCGGTGCTGCTGGTGGTCAACGTCGCCTCTGAATGCGGCCTGACCAAACAGTACGAGGGGCTGGAAGCGCTGTACGAAACCTACCGCTCGCAGGGATTTGAAGTGTTGGGTTTCCCTTCCAACGAGTTTCTGGGGCAAGAGCCAGGCAGCAATGAAGAGATCCTGGCGTTTTGCCGCGGCACCTTCGGCGTGCAGTTCCCGATGTTCGCCAAGATTGAGGTGAACGGCGAAAACCGCCACCCGCTGTATCAGGCGTTGGTTGCCGCGCAGCCGCATGCGCAGGCGCCGGAGGGCAGCGAGTTCCTGGCGCGCATGACCAGCAAAGGGCGCGCGCCGAAGCAAACCGGCGATATCCTGTGGAACTTCGAAAAATTCCTGATCGCCCGCGACGGCACGGTGATCCAGCGTTTCTCACCGGATACGACGCCGGAAGATCCGGCGCTGGTGGCGGCGGTAAAACAGGCGCTGGCCGGGTAA
- the btuC gene encoding vitamin B12 ABC transporter permease BtuC, translated as MPTSQTFTLLLHRQRHRDKRHLSLLTLGVAVAFVFSLSAGDHWIWPSQWFSDRAQLFVWQLRFPRALAVMLVGASLAVAGAVMQALFENPLAEPGLLGVANGAGVALVLTVLLGNGLLPAALMSLSAIAGALLMTFTLLGFARRRRLTNARLLLVGVALGIVCSAVMTWAVYFSSSLDLRQLMYWMMGGFGGVDWRQKWLVLALLPVLLWLCCQGRALNFMALGETQARQLGLSLHLWRNLLVLAIGWLVGVSVALAGVIGFVGLVIPHMLRLSGLTDQRYLLPGCALAGAGVLLAADVIARITLLSAELPIGVVTATLGAPLFIWLLIRVKSVR; from the coding sequence ATGCCTACCAGCCAGACCTTTACCTTATTGCTGCATCGTCAGCGCCATCGCGATAAACGCCATCTGTCGCTGTTGACGCTGGGCGTGGCCGTGGCCTTCGTTTTCAGCCTCAGCGCCGGCGACCATTGGATCTGGCCGTCGCAATGGTTCAGCGATCGGGCGCAGCTGTTTGTCTGGCAACTGCGTTTTCCGCGCGCGCTGGCGGTGATGCTGGTGGGGGCCAGCCTGGCGGTGGCCGGAGCGGTGATGCAGGCGCTGTTTGAGAACCCGTTGGCGGAGCCCGGCCTGTTGGGCGTGGCGAACGGCGCGGGGGTGGCGCTGGTGCTGACGGTGCTGTTGGGCAATGGCCTGTTGCCGGCGGCGCTGATGAGCCTGAGCGCGATCGCCGGGGCCTTGCTGATGACCTTTACGCTGCTCGGCTTTGCCCGCCGGCGGCGTTTGACCAATGCCCGCCTGCTGTTGGTCGGCGTGGCGCTGGGCATCGTGTGCAGCGCGGTGATGACCTGGGCGGTGTATTTCAGCTCCAGCCTGGATCTGCGCCAGCTGATGTACTGGATGATGGGCGGTTTTGGCGGCGTCGACTGGCGGCAGAAATGGCTGGTGCTGGCGCTGCTGCCGGTGCTGCTGTGGCTGTGTTGCCAGGGGCGCGCGCTGAATTTTATGGCGCTGGGCGAGACCCAGGCGCGTCAGCTCGGGCTTTCGCTGCACCTGTGGCGCAACCTGCTGGTGCTGGCGATCGGCTGGCTGGTCGGCGTCAGCGTGGCGCTGGCCGGGGTGATCGGCTTTGTCGGGCTGGTGATCCCGCATATGCTGCGCCTCAGCGGGCTGACCGACCAACGTTATCTGCTGCCGGGCTGCGCGTTGGCCGGCGCCGGGGTGCTGCTGGCGGCGGACGTGATCGCGCGCATTACGTTGCTGTCGGCCGAGTTGCCGATCGGCGTGGTGACCGCCACGCTGGGGGCGCCGCTATTTATCTGGTTACTGATCCGGGTAAAAAGCGTAAGGTAG
- the btuD gene encoding vitamin B12 ABC transporter ATP-binding protein BtuD, with product MLQLVQVGVTGRLAPFSAQVGAGVQVHLIGPNGAGKSTLLARLAGMLPGVGEITLAGQALPGYQGKDLALHRAYLSQQQPPVALMPVFQYLALHQPAGAAEAALEHAILYLCRRFKLLDKLPRMLTQLSGGEWQRVRLAAVLLQVWPSVNPHSKLLLLDEPTNSLDVAQKVALDRLLREFCQSGRSALVCAHDLNHTLQQADRVWLLHAGRLVAEGPTGEVMEPTLLSRIYDVDFHLQAVGDQRWIMTRTA from the coding sequence ATGCTGCAGCTGGTTCAGGTTGGGGTAACGGGGCGTTTGGCGCCTTTTTCGGCGCAGGTGGGCGCCGGGGTGCAGGTGCATCTGATCGGCCCGAACGGCGCCGGCAAGAGCACGCTGTTGGCGCGCCTGGCGGGCATGCTGCCGGGGGTGGGCGAAATAACCTTGGCCGGGCAAGCGCTGCCCGGCTATCAGGGGAAGGATCTGGCGCTGCATCGGGCCTACCTGAGCCAACAGCAGCCGCCGGTGGCGCTGATGCCGGTGTTTCAGTATTTGGCGCTGCATCAGCCCGCAGGCGCGGCGGAGGCGGCGCTGGAGCACGCGATCCTTTATCTTTGCCGGCGCTTCAAGCTGCTGGACAAACTGCCGCGCATGCTGACCCAGCTGTCCGGCGGCGAATGGCAGCGGGTGCGGCTGGCTGCGGTGCTGCTGCAGGTGTGGCCGAGCGTTAATCCGCACAGCAAACTGCTGCTGCTGGACGAGCCGACCAACAGCCTGGACGTGGCGCAAAAGGTGGCGCTGGATCGCCTGCTGCGGGAGTTTTGCCAAAGCGGGCGCAGCGCGCTGGTGTGCGCCCACGATCTGAACCATACCCTGCAGCAGGCCGATCGCGTGTGGCTGCTGCATGCCGGCCGGCTGGTGGCGGAAGGCCCCACCGGCGAAGTGATGGAGCCGACGCTGCTTTCACGGATTTATGACGTGGATTTCCACCTGCAGGCGGTAGGGGACCAGCGCTGGATCATGACCCGAACGGCATAA